A part of Myxococcus landrumus genomic DNA contains:
- a CDS encoding sensor histidine kinase: protein MLPTSGSTTRKLLLAFGALVALFTAASGFALARLADIHDGSHQLREAGNRVRDALELATAVRDQYAHVAHTIILGNASHVHFHEESRARVEALTRSLREQAQDAEERAWVADIQENGDALERLYRDALLPAVLAKDHATVTAVHSQVLERVSLVQSRAESLAHRFDNSIGSFEAHVGAVEHNSFRWALLLLGGATLFAIGVGIYIGNSVARPVARLSEGAARLAQGDLDTRIPENDPGELGQLAAQFNRMTEALRAHQSQLVQHEKLASVGRLAAGVAHEINNPLGVILGYVRILQRKAEGPLAEDLKVVEEEAVRCQQIVEGLLDLSRPGHGPMEKVSVRETCEDVVARLREAERLGQVEVRVEGAASAWAQPLRLRQVLLNLVRNAAEAAGTGGTVEVRIEPDKDGGASVAISDSGPGVKPEDRRRLFEPFFTTKSTGTGLGLAVSQAIAEAHGGRIEADTGPLGGARFTLRLPPASAEREAMA, encoded by the coding sequence TGGCCGACATTCACGACGGCTCGCACCAACTGCGCGAGGCTGGCAATCGTGTCCGTGATGCGCTCGAGCTCGCCACCGCCGTGCGAGACCAGTACGCACACGTGGCTCACACCATCATCCTCGGCAACGCCAGCCACGTTCACTTCCACGAGGAATCCCGAGCACGCGTCGAAGCGCTCACCCGCAGCCTCCGTGAGCAAGCCCAGGACGCCGAGGAGCGCGCCTGGGTGGCCGACATCCAGGAGAATGGCGACGCGCTCGAGCGCCTGTACCGCGACGCCCTCCTCCCCGCCGTGCTCGCGAAGGACCACGCCACCGTCACCGCGGTCCACAGTCAGGTGCTCGAGCGCGTGTCCCTCGTCCAGTCCCGCGCCGAGTCCCTGGCGCATCGCTTCGACAACTCCATCGGCTCCTTCGAGGCCCACGTCGGCGCCGTCGAGCACAACAGCTTCCGCTGGGCGCTGCTCCTTCTCGGAGGCGCCACGCTGTTCGCCATCGGCGTGGGCATCTACATCGGCAACTCCGTCGCCCGCCCCGTCGCCCGTCTGTCCGAGGGCGCCGCGCGGCTCGCCCAAGGCGACCTCGACACGCGCATCCCCGAGAACGACCCGGGAGAGCTCGGCCAGCTCGCCGCGCAGTTCAACCGCATGACCGAGGCCCTGCGTGCCCATCAATCCCAGCTCGTCCAACACGAGAAGCTCGCGAGCGTCGGCCGCCTCGCCGCCGGTGTGGCGCACGAAATCAACAATCCCCTGGGCGTCATCCTCGGCTATGTGCGCATCCTCCAGCGCAAGGCGGAGGGCCCCCTCGCGGAGGACCTCAAGGTGGTCGAGGAGGAAGCCGTGCGCTGCCAGCAGATTGTCGAAGGACTGCTCGACCTCTCTCGCCCGGGCCATGGGCCGATGGAGAAAGTCTCCGTGCGAGAGACCTGTGAGGACGTCGTGGCGAGACTGCGAGAAGCCGAGCGGCTCGGTCAGGTGGAGGTGCGCGTGGAGGGCGCCGCGAGCGCATGGGCCCAGCCCCTGCGTCTGCGCCAGGTCCTGCTCAACCTCGTGAGGAACGCCGCGGAGGCCGCGGGCACGGGCGGAACCGTGGAGGTGCGAATCGAACCCGACAAGGACGGAGGCGCCAGCGTGGCCATCTCCGACTCCGGTCCCGGCGTGAAGCCCGAGGACCGTCGCCGCCTCTTCGAGCCCTTCTTCACCACCAAGTCCACGGGCACGGGCCTGGGGCTCGCCGTGAGCCAGGCCATCGCGGAGGCGCACGGAGGACGCATCGAAGCGGACACAGGTCCACTCGGTGGCGCGCGCTTCACCCTGCGGCTTCCACCCGCCTCCGCCGAGAGGGAGGCGATGGCATGA